GCATTTAAATCGTGTTCTTCAGAAATTTGTAGCGCAAGGAGTTATTGAAAAGAAGAAAGGCTCTATCATTCTCAAAGACAAGGAAAAACTGCGCTGTCTAGCAAACGACAATATATACGAATAGAAAAGTAATAGATTAGTTGAAGGGGAGAGAGAAGAATGAAAACATACCGAACGTTGCTATTTGACATTGATAATACGCTCTTAGATTTTAACGCAGCCGAAGAGCAGGCTTTACAGCTTCTTTTTGCTAACCATGATATTCCGCTGACTGAGGAAAGCAAAAAACGTTATAGTTTGACAAACCAGAGGTTATGGACAGCTTTTGAAGAAAATAAAATAAGCCGTGAGCAAGTTGTAAATACTCGTTTTTCTACTCTATGTAAAGAATATGGAATAGAGAAGGATGGAAAGCTACTTGAAGCAGAGTATCGAACGTATTTGAACAATGGCCATCAGCTAATTGACGGAGCAATTGAGTTAATTAAAAACCTGAGCAGTCACTATGAGTTATATGTTGTTACAAATGGCGTATCGGCTACACAATATAAGCGACTTCAAGATTCAGGTCTATATCCTTATTTTAAAGAAATATTTGTTTCAGAAGATACAGGTTTTCAAAAACCTATGAAGGAATATTTTGATTATGTTTTTTCACGTATAAAAGAGCTGTCCGTGCATGAAACATTGATTGTTGGGGATTCTTTGAGTGCAGACATTCAAGGCGGGCAGCTAGCCGGTATTGATACGTGCTGGTTTAATCCTCAGAAAAAAAAGAATGATACAAATTGGATTTCAACCTATGAAATAGGAAGACTTCAAGAGCTTTATGACCTGCTGAACGTAAATAATGAAGTAGCTTCAGTACAAGTGTAAAAGTGTATAAACGTTAGAAAATGCAAAAAGCGCTCAACCCTTTATTTAAATGAAAAGGGTTGGCGCTTTTTCTATTTTATGGCTTTCAAAGGCTTAACATACTCTAGGGATATCGGTCTACGAATGTGATGGCTTAAAGTAATCAATACAAATTTAAACAGTTTTAACTAAAAAACAATAGGGTATTTTACCAATATCCCAGATAAAGTAAGTAACTAGGAGGTCGTAAAAGATGATTAATGGAAAAAGTTTATCTCGTTCAGGAAAGAGTTCATATAGAAGAGAAACAGCCGTTGGAAAAACAGGAATGGTAGCCAGCGCTCATCCAATTGCAACTGACGCCGGAGAACAGGTACTAAGAGCCGGAGGCAATGCAATTGATGCGGCAATAGCCGTTCAGTTTGGCCTCAATGTTGGAGAACCGATGATGACGGGTATTGGGGGCAGCGGCTTTTTTATGGTATACCACAATGAAAGTAAAACAACTAAAATTTTTGATGGGCATTCTCAGGCTCCTAAAGCAGCTTATCCTGAAATGTTTCTGGATAAAAATAAGGAAGTTATTCCGTTTAGAAAGCGTTCTACGCATGCGACGGCAATCGGAATCCCAGGGATTTTAAAGGCAATGGAAGCAGCTCGTAAAGAGTATGGAACAAAACCTCTTGCTGAATTAATTGAACCGGCTGCCAAGGCAGCAGAAGCAGGGGTCGAAACAAACTGGGTTCTTGGAGATATTTTAAAAACATATGCCTATCGACTAGGAGAACATGCTAAGGAGCTATATTCTCCGAACGGCAAGCCTATACAAGAAGGAGATATGATTAATAAAAAAGATCTTGCTAAAACATTTCGTAT
This sequence is a window from Priestia aryabhattai. Protein-coding genes within it:
- a CDS encoding YjjG family noncanonical pyrimidine nucleotidase — encoded protein: MKTYRTLLFDIDNTLLDFNAAEEQALQLLFANHDIPLTEESKKRYSLTNQRLWTAFEENKISREQVVNTRFSTLCKEYGIEKDGKLLEAEYRTYLNNGHQLIDGAIELIKNLSSHYELYVVTNGVSATQYKRLQDSGLYPYFKEIFVSEDTGFQKPMKEYFDYVFSRIKELSVHETLIVGDSLSADIQGGQLAGIDTCWFNPQKKKNDTNWISTYEIGRLQELYDLLNVNNEVASVQV